The Drosophila innubila isolate TH190305 chromosome 2L unlocalized genomic scaffold, UK_Dinn_1.0 4_B_2L, whole genome shotgun sequence genome segment GTTACGTGAAAGTCCGGCAAAGACATCGGGTGAAATGGTCTGCACATTGCTGCCATACAACTCCACTAGTTGTAACTTTGTGTTGTTGGCCAGCTTGGGCAAGAGTTGGCCTCCAATGTTGGGCTCCAGACAGTGAACCTTTAACTCCTGCAAGCCCGGCAGCCTAGAGACAATTTCCCCGAGATTCGCATGCGAGCTGGCATGAAGTTTGCGGAGGGAACGCAGCTTGGAAAAAGCCTGAGGATTGGCCACCTTAATGTCGAGCAGATTGAGTTCTGAGAGATGACGCAAACTCAAGAGATCGTGCAGAGTAATCCGACGAATGGGATTGTGAGCAAGGTCCAGGACCCTTACTGAGGTTGGCAAATGATCCACGGCACAACTCGCATTGATTAACTTGTTGTGGGAGATGTTAACGTGTCGTAAGTGACGCAAAACCCCAAGAGGAGACAGCTCCTGCAAGTAGTTGCCACTGACGTCCAGGTAGGAGAGCAGCGGCAATTTCAGCGGTGGCAACACGTAGAGTCCCATGTGATGAAGGCTCAGTTTGCGAACCCTGGGCGTATGCACAAAGACCTCGCGGAGATTGGTGGTAACGAGGGGATTCTCGGAAAGATCCAGATTGGTCAGATTGTTGAGAAAACTAAAAGTGTTGTCCGGCAAAATGGTTATGCGATTGCGGGCCAGACTAATGTCATACAGGAACTGTGAGTTGACAAACATGGAGGCATCCAAATATTCAAGATTGTTGCGCGACATCTGAATCGACCTCAGAGTAAACCCGATATCCGTAAAAGCTGGAACGGGCCAAACACTCAACTGATTGTCCGAAATGTCCAGAAACTCCAGACGAGTATTCATAAAGACTTCACGGGGCAAAGCTCGTAATCGATTCGAACAAATCCTTAGAATCCTCAACTTGCGAAGATTGGAGAACTGTTCCACCTGCAGTTGATCCAATTGATTGTGGCTCAGATCGAGCTCCTGCAAACTATTCAAGCCCAGAAAGCTACGACGTCGCAGTGTGCTTAGATTGTTGTGTGATAGATTCAAAATCTCTAGAAATTCCAAATTCCCAAAGGCATTGCTCTGCAGGGAGCCCAAAGCATTGTGAGCCATATTGAGGAAGCGCAGAGTATTTGCCAGATTGGTAAAGCTATCCGACTTGGCCACATGATTGTGACTGATGTCCAActgatatatgtacatatagctGCTCAGCTCATCGTCGAAGTACGAGATGTGATTGTGGCTCAGGTTGAGTCTCAGTGGAGTCGTTGCATTGGACACATAATGGAAGGACTTTAGTGAAATTGAACACAGTTGATTATGCATGAGATCCAATGCGGCCAGATTTGGGAGGATTGTGAAGGCGGCATGGGAAATGTTGCTCAGACGATTGTGGGAGAGATCTATGTAGCGTAGAAACTCCATGTTGTGAAAGGCATGACGTGCGATGCTGCGAAGACGATTCGATTGCAGGTTAAGGGTCTGTAGATCTCCCAAGTTGTGAAAAGTTTGTGGCTCCAGACGCTCCAGGGCATTGTAGGAAAGTTCAATCTCGACCAGATGACTGTGGGCATCGGGCAGAAAAAGTCCACAGGGCAGTGACTTGAGTTGATTGAAGCTTAAATTGATGTAACTCAGTTCTCGCATTTGAGCAAAGGACTCATTCGAGATAGTCTTCAGATTGTTATTGTCGAGGCCAAGCCAGATGAGCTGCGAAAGCGGAAGTAGCGCATCCAAAGGATCCAACGATTCTACACTTCTAGCCGGAAATACGGCAAAGGAGAGCTCCAGTATTTTCAGCGTATGCGAAACATTCTCAAAGACCAGAGGATGATGTATGGTTATGTCATTAAAACTCAGACTGATCTCCTGTATTTGATCTAAGCCCGCAAACGAACCCAAATGAAGATGGGTTATTTTGTTGTTCCTCAGCAGAATTGTCTGTAGATTTGCGCCCCAACCATCGACAGCAAAGATGCCCTCAGGAATATCCGCTATGGAGTTGTATCCCATGTTCAGATATGATAACTGCGTATAGTTCTTTAGCCCTAATACGGGTATCATGGTAAAGTTATTGCCACTCAGGCTCAGAACTTTCAGATTCTCGGTGAATGAAGGCAAATTGCTCAACTGATTAATTTGATTGGAGGTCAAATACAAGTATCTAAGACGATGCAATGAGGAGATGGCAGCCGGCACTGTAGTCAATCGATTCCTTTCTAAATCCAGGTATTCCAGGGTATCGGTAAGACCCTCAAAGGCAGCGGGATGAACGCGACCGATGACATTAAAAGCCAACACGAGATGCACAATCCCTGTGGCCTTAAAGACCTCCGCCGGCAACTGTGTGACATAGTTCTGTTCCATGTTGAGAGCACGTATGTGAACATCCGTGTAGTTTTGTTGAAAATAATCCGATTCCAAGTTTTCAATGCAATTCTGGCCAAGATCCAGCTTCTCAAGATGCATTCGCAACGGACGTCCTG includes the following:
- the LOC117780650 gene encoding chaoptin, whose protein sequence is MHLYLALISCLVSTAHCWQFDGGGGGASVIGGQKQLRMARNTARALARGPPPVRGSAALLGSQQQDVLYACPLNSMCQCAGLPNETSTLIEINCNEVALYKFPEFIHSSVRYIEMSNTHLQTVDDETFQGLRLKTLKLIDNELQDISERSFSTMTYSLMTLDISGNKMQQLPLEALQRLHSLTRLVAQRNHITTLDGNWEAQHDTLRSLHLAGNDITEVTPGGSMESLSSGGDNSSQPSSLAAVQTRMEANNVLHVATPGSGDRSGMRPFDQLQKLLWLDLSHNRITHVAANYLPRSLVTMDLSSNLLSVFPQQLFEQLPELRIVSLRDNLLRNVQWKEVPGRPLRMHLEKLDLGQNCIENLESDYFQQNYTDVHIRALNMEQNYVTQLPAEVFKATGIVHLVLAFNVIGRVHPAAFEGLTDTLEYLDLERNRLTTVPAAISSLHRLRYLYLTSNQINQLSNLPSFTENLKVLSLSGNNFTMIPVLGLKNYTQLSYLNMGYNSIADIPEGIFAVDGWGANLQTILLRNNKITHLHLGSFAGLDQIQEISLSFNDITIHHPLVFENVSHTLKILELSFAVFPARSVESLDPLDALLPLSQLIWLGLDNNNLKTISNESFAQMRELSYINLSFNQLKSLPCGLFLPDAHSHLVEIELSYNALERLEPQTFHNLGDLQTLNLQSNRLRSIARHAFHNMEFLRYIDLSHNRLSNISHAAFTILPNLAALDLMHNQLCSISLKSFHYVSNATTPLRLNLSHNHISYFDDELSSYMYIYQLDISHNHVAKSDSFTNLANTLRFLNMAHNALGSLQSNAFGNLEFLEILNLSHNNLSTLRRRSFLGLNSLQELDLSHNQLDQLQVEQFSNLRKLRILRICSNRLRALPREVFMNTRLEFLDISDNQLSVWPVPAFTDIGFTLRSIQMSRNNLEYLDASMFVNSQFLYDISLARNRITILPDNTFSFLNNLTNLDLSENPLVTTNLREVFVHTPRVRKLSLHHMGLYVLPPLKLPLLSYLDVSGNYLQELSPLGVLRHLRHVNISHNKLINASCAVDHLPTSVRVLDLAHNPIRRITLHDLLSLRHLSELNLLDIKVANPQAFSKLRSLRKLHASSHANLGEIVSRLPGLQELKVHCLEPNIGGQLLPKLANNTKLQLVELYGSNVQTISPDVFAGLSRNQRLQVKISHTRISDLPPGIFYTLREVPHLSIDISHNRINALAADSFYPNKSYWDTVGTRSIMGGLITSHNPLECECGLVWFGHWLRRWLRESAQIKVIQKDDLKRMVQRARANTCHDPTSGRHLPILEIFPEDLLCQASALSSSGQRIFLLSFAAALTLPLFTLSL